A single Tamandua tetradactyla isolate mTamTet1 chromosome X, mTamTet1.pri, whole genome shotgun sequence DNA region contains:
- the LOC143671192 gene encoding high mobility group protein B3, with translation MAKGDPKKPKGKMSAYAFFVQTCREEHKKKNPEVPVNFAEFSKKCSERWKTMSGKEKSKFDEMAKADKVRYDREMKDYGPAKGGKKKKDPNAPKRPPSGFFLFCSEFRPKIKSTNPGISIGDVAKKLGEMWNNLSDNEKQPYNNKAAKLKEKYEKDVADYKSKGKFDGAKGPAKVARKKVEEEDEEEEEEEEEEEEEEDE, from the coding sequence ATGGCTAAAGGTGACCCCAAGAAACCAAAGGGCAAGATGTCTGCTTATGCCTTCTTTGTGCAGACGTGCAGAGAGGAACATAAGAAGAAAAACCCCGAGGTCCCTGTCAATTTTGCGGAATTTTCCAAGAAGTGCTCTGAGAGGTGGAAGACAATGTCCGGGAAGGAGAAATCTAAATTTGATGAGATGGCAAAGGCCGACAAAGTACGTTATGATCGGGAAATGAAGGATTATGGACCAGCTAAGGgaggcaagaagaagaaagatcCTAATGCTCCAAAGCGGCCACCGTCTGGGTTCTTCCTGTTCTGTTCAGAATTCCGCCCTAAGATCAAATCTACAAACCCCGGCATCTCTATTGGCGATGTGGCCAAAAAACTGGGTGAAATGTGGAACAACCTGAGCGACAACGAAAAGCAGCCTTACAACAACAAGGCAGCGAAGCTGAAGGAGAAATACGAGAAGGATGTCGCCGACTATAAGTCTAAAGGGAAGTTTGATGGCGCGAAGGGTCCCGCTAAAGTTGCCCGGAAAAAAGTagaagaggaagatgaagaggaggaggaggaagaagaagaggaggaggaggaggaggatgaataa